One genomic window of Gossypium hirsutum isolate 1008001.06 chromosome D11, Gossypium_hirsutum_v2.1, whole genome shotgun sequence includes the following:
- the LOC107923654 gene encoding uncharacterized protein: MDPSLPQNLEEYSASSTTIKFDRPLPLLRGPIPAGTSDDPSSGPYILAFKVLPSWAAAYKSCESKIISQCEEGARIGCAITASNKCKPPWWQSLIGWKSMDLKERERCEDIEMEACLVAAKEKCIDFAKEKCTTPFLTARIAVGEKEIMNKWVERMVHAASLPEESKWVYFIGSDNLGGSEPRVTNYRASQYLGTDSELQT, from the coding sequence ATGGACCCTTCATTACCCCAAAACTTGGAGGAATATTCCGCTTCTTCGACGACTATAAAATTCGACCGCCCCCTCCCATTACTCCGTGGTCCAATCCCGGCCGGAACTTCCGACGACCCATCATCCGgtccatacatccttgccttcaAAGTCCTTCCTTCCTGGGCCGCCGCTTACAAATCCTGCGAATCCAAAATCATATCTCAATGCGAGGAAGGTGCACGAATTGGGTGCGCCATCACTGCTTCCAACAAGTGCAAACCCCCTTGGTGGCAGTCCCTGATTGGTTGGAAATCAATGGACTTAAAGGAAAGAGAGCGCTGCGAAGATATTGAAATGGAAGCTTGTTTGGTTGCCGCTAAGGAAAAATGCATCGACTTCGCCAAGGAAAAGTGTACGACGCCGTTTCTCACTGCAAGAATCGCAGTGGGGGAGAAGGAGATAATGAATAAATGGGTTGAGAGGATGGTACACGCAGCGTCGTTGCCGGAGGAAAGCAAATGGGTCTATTTTATCGGGTCGGATAATTTGGGAGGATCCGAACCAAGGGTGACTAATTACAGAGCTAGTCAGTATTTGGGCACCGATTCTGAACTTCAAACGTGA
- the LOC107922942 gene encoding AT-rich interactive domain-containing protein 2 — MHSSMYNDHPKFRYNLRERSSSMKQLHLGKMASKGLDWSQSSSFGNHSHLDNSILSVDKNLRECSDFTTSSLMFNYNVDIQVPIGPLFQAEVLEWTGVALESDAKWLGTLIWPLEKNEYSFLIEGDRIGKGRQDSCSCQIRNSLQCVKFHVAEKRLEVKHELGPAFNQWNFDKMGEEVAFGWNEKEKDMFSSIVKSNPPLGKCFWDEIYNNFHDKSREELVCYYFNVFLLQHRAYQNQVAPNSITYDDEEVVLGPESIGKGIGPKSYTSILIPLRKSQKKSKDALPQFSTEHFDKRWKSGSPFKEISGNESSNGEYFVLCNNLKRKNRKIDHTFNL; from the coding sequence ATGCATTCGAGCATGTATAATGATCACCCTAAATTTAGGTATAATCTCAGAGAAAGGTCGAGTAGCATGAAGCAACTCCATTtagggaaaatggcatcaaaggGTCTTGATTGGTCACAGTCTTCTTCCTTTGGGAATCATAGCCACTTGGATAATTCTATATTAAGTGTTGACAAAAATTTGCGTGAATGTAGTGACTTTACAACTTCAAGTCTAATGTTCAATTATAATGTTGACATACAAGTTCCTATTGGGCCACTTTTTCAAGCTGAAGTACTAGAGTGGACTGGAGTAGCTTTAGAAAGTGATGCGAAATGGTTGGGTACTCTTATTTGGCCAttggaaaaaaatgaatataGTTTTTTGATTGAAGGGGATCGAATTGGAAAAGGAAGACAAGATTCATGTAGTTGTCAAATTCGAAATTCTTTACAATGTGTAAAATTTCATGTTGCTGAGAAAAGGTTGGAAGTAAAGCATGAGTTAGGACCAGCTTTCAACCAATGGAATTTTGATAAGATGGGTGAAGAAGTTGCATTTGGTTggaatgagaaagaaaaagatatGTTTTCATCAATAGTGAAGTCGAATCCTCCATTAGGAAAATGTTTTTGGGATGAGATATACAATAATTTTCATGACAAAAGTAGGGAAGAACTTGTTTGCTATTATTTCAATGTCTTTCTTTTACAACATAGAGCGTACCAAAATCAAGTCGCTCCCAATAGCATTACCTACGATGATGAGGAAGTTGTATTAGGACCGGAATCAATTGGTAAAGGCATTGGGCCTAAATCTTACACTTCCATCTTAATTCCTTTAAGGAAGTCACAAAAGAAGTCAAAAGATGCTCTTCCTCAATTTAGTACGGAGCACTTTGACAAAAGATGGAAAAGTGGAAGTCCATTTAAAGAGATATCTGGAAATGAATCTTCCAATGGtgaatattttgttttatgcaaCAACTTAAAAAGGAAGAATCGAAAAATTGATCACACCTTTAATCTCTAG